A portion of the Carya illinoinensis cultivar Pawnee chromosome 11, C.illinoinensisPawnee_v1, whole genome shotgun sequence genome contains these proteins:
- the LOC122280908 gene encoding uncharacterized protein LOC122280908, whose product MPSSIKPLSPMQTKPSNYSMENRRKRSISGERFSFPSTPGAEDQDSDFEFGSVTPDSPSTDPFKNSPADYLFFNGRLLPHAFPIQSAANIIIDSSRTTSRTSSISSKDSLRSSRSNSTNSSSSSPRTSASDNSERRLLYRNKVASKASTLVRDHNGYQAGNKALTAQLVCGSSQRWQYITVPVPILTREPSRRKKMEMVGKKLRPKKQTEERKGASLWPFARFFWWIVSACKQCHAMEPSRKDHVLQGNMELE is encoded by the coding sequence ATGCCTTCATCTATAAAACCACTCTCACCCATGCAGACCAAACCCTCAAACTACTCCATGGAAAATCGCCGGAAAAGAAGTATCTCCGGTGAAAGGTTCTCGTTTCCGAGCACTCCTGGGGCTGAAGACCAAGACTCCGACTTCGAGTTTGGTTCTGTTACACCGGACTCGCCCTCTACCGATCCCTTCAAAAACTCTCCTGCCGACTATTTGTTCTTCAATGGCCGGCTCTTACCACATGCTTTTCCTATTCAATCAGCAGCCAATATCATCATCGACAGCTCTCGTACAACGAGCCGAACAAGCAGCATTAGCAGCAAGGACTCGCTGAGGTCGTCGAGAAGCAATAGCACAaatagcagcagcagcagtccAAGGACAAGCGCGAGTGATAATTCTGAGAGACGATTGTTGTATCGGAACAAAGTTGCATCCAAAGCAAGTACTTTGGTTAGAGATCATAATGGATACCAAGCTGGCAATAAAGCTCTCACAGCTCAATTAGTATGTGGGTCTTCTCAAAGGTGGCAATATATTACAGTGCCTGTACCCATTTTGACTCGCGAGCCTTCGCGTAGAAAGAAAATGGAGATGGTGGGGAAGAAATTAAGACCAAAGAAACAAACCGAGGAGAGGAAAGGAGCAAGCTTGTGGCCTTTCGCGAGATTCTTCTGGTGGATCGTCTCGGCCTGTAAACAATGCCATGCCATGGAACCGTCGAGGAAAGATCATGTGTTACAAGGAAACATGGAGTTAGAATAA
- the LOC122280604 gene encoding protein RICE SALT SENSITIVE 3-like, with amino-acid sequence MVGSGASDRSKEAVGMMALHEALRSVCLNSDWTYSVFWTIRPRPRVRGGNGCKVGDDNGSLMLMWEDGFCRGRVGDCVEEIDGGEDPVRRSFSKMSIQLYNYGEGLMGKVASDKCHKWVFKEPTECEPNISNYWQSSFDALPPEWTDQFESGIQTIAVIQAGHGLLQLGSCKIIPEDLHFVLRMRHTFESLGYQSGFYLSQLFSSDGNPSSSSSLPSKQSPLPIRPPTPLFNWGQRPLPSATSMLSSPNFPNSARLGFQQAKDETHMFLLPHSSETRMEDMVGEHESDIKWPNGLSFFNALTGRTDDAKLLFNPDSLGNKPDHHHHPHILEGKNSNPNSDALNMHNGGGANPNEFLSLDSHPESARKMENKFKRSFTLPARMASSSSSTSIDHQQHQPMEYRNPEGGMYSDVMENFLE; translated from the exons atggtgggCTCAGGAGCATCAGATAGGAGCAAAGAAGCTGTTGGGATGATGGCCCTTCATGAGGCCCTCAGAAGCGTCTGCCTCAACTCAGACTGGACTTACTCTGTCTTCTGGACCATCCGTCCTCGCCC AAGAGTCAGAGGGGGAAATGGGTGCAAGGTTGGAGACGACAACGGTAGCCT AATGTTGATGTGGGAAGATGGGTTTTGTCGAGGAAGAGTTGGCGATTGTGTGGAAGAGATTGATGGTGGCGAAGATCCTGTCAGAAGATCCTTCAGCAAGATGTCCATTCAGTTATATAATTATGGAGAAGG GTTGATGGGGAAAGTTGCATCTGATAAGTGTCATAAATGGGTCTTCAAAGAACCAACAGAATGCGAACCAAATATCTCCAACTACTGGCAGAGTTCTTTTGATGCT CTTCCTCCTGAATGGACTGATCAATTCGAGTCAGGAATTCAG ACAATAGCTGTAATTCAAGCTGGCCACGGCCTTCTACAGTTGGGTTCTTGCAAGATT ATACCTGAGGatctccatttcgtgctaagaATGAGGCATACCTTTGAATCTCTAGGCTATCAGTCTGGGTTCTACCTCTCCCAGCTCTTTTCTTCAGACGGGAAcccttcctcttcttcctcactACCTTCAAAGCAATCACCCCTTCCAATCCGCCCTCCTACTCCGCTCTTCAACTGGGGCCAAAGGCCACTTCCGTCTGCAACTTCTATGCTTTCTTCACCCAATTTTCCAAACTCGGCCAGACTTGGATTTCAACAAGCCAAAGATGAGACCCACATGTTTCTTCTACCTCATTCATCAGAAACCCGTATGGAAGATATGGTGGGAGAGCACGAAAGCGACATCAAGTGGCCAAATGGGCTGTCTTTCTTCAATGCTCTCACTGGACGTACTGATGATGCCAAGCTGTTGTTTAACCCGGACAGCTTAGGAAACAAACCCGACCACCATCACCACCCTCACATCCTTGAAGGAAAGAATTCAAACCCGAATTCAGATGCCTTAAATATGCATAATGGTGGTGGAGCAAACCCAAATGAGTTCTTGAGCTTGGACAGCCATCCAGAGAGTGCAAGAAAGATGGAAAACAAATTCAAGAGGAGCTTTACATTGCCGGCCAGAATGGCTTCATCCTCTTCTTCAACTTCTATTGATCACCAGCAGCACCAACCTATGGAGTATAGGAATCCTGAAGGGGGTATGTACTCAGATGTCATGGAGAACTTCTTGGAGTGA